The following are from one region of the Methanomassiliicoccales archaeon LGM-DZ1 genome:
- a CDS encoding iron ABC transporter permease — translation MSEKSDRIIENAVNAWLADDIKINEVLVNYHRNTLKKVFVIVLCLTLAAIVAGFAITIGDLHVGFFNSYGVILAHLTGDVTDDNADYIIWEWRLPRVLTGLIAGAGLGIAGAVMQCILRNPLADPYTTGISSGASLGASIAIGLGVSFVSGVYGTVITAFIFSLIPMAIIMAVSKMKGATPTTMIMAGIAVMYIFNACTMMIKLWVDPDKLEEIYRWSVGTIDGAKWDQVYVMFIVVFAGYVAVQLLSRRLNVLSTGDESSRSIGVNANQLRLLCMFIVSLLTAGVVSFTGLIGFIGLVSPHIVRLVIGSDNRFLIPASGAFGAALLILSDTVGRTLIEGTVIQVGVITAFIGGPMFLYLIIRQKKEEI, via the coding sequence ATGTCCGAAAAGAGCGACCGCATCATAGAGAATGCTGTGAACGCCTGGCTGGCAGATGACATCAAGATCAATGAGGTCTTGGTCAATTACCACAGGAATACACTCAAGAAAGTCTTCGTTATCGTGCTGTGTCTGACGCTAGCCGCCATAGTCGCTGGTTTTGCTATCACGATCGGAGATTTGCATGTAGGATTTTTCAATTCTTACGGAGTCATCCTCGCTCACCTCACGGGCGATGTAACCGACGATAACGCCGACTACATCATCTGGGAATGGAGGCTGCCGAGGGTACTTACCGGGCTTATTGCCGGGGCCGGGCTGGGCATCGCCGGAGCCGTGATGCAGTGCATTCTCAGGAATCCTCTTGCCGATCCGTATACGACAGGGATATCCTCGGGGGCTAGCCTGGGGGCTTCTATCGCCATAGGCCTCGGCGTATCATTCGTCAGCGGAGTCTATGGGACAGTCATCACCGCTTTCATATTCTCTCTCATACCGATGGCCATCATCATGGCGGTCTCCAAAATGAAGGGGGCAACGCCGACAACGATGATCATGGCCGGTATCGCCGTCATGTATATCTTCAATGCATGCACGATGATGATCAAGCTCTGGGTGGATCCCGATAAATTGGAGGAGATATACAGATGGTCGGTCGGAACGATCGACGGCGCCAAATGGGACCAAGTCTACGTCATGTTCATCGTGGTCTTTGCTGGATATGTCGCTGTCCAGCTGCTGTCCCGCCGCCTCAATGTTCTGTCTACCGGAGATGAAAGCTCAAGGTCAATCGGCGTCAATGCCAACCAGTTGAGGCTGCTGTGCATGTTCATCGTTTCGTTGCTGACTGCAGGCGTTGTAAGTTTCACCGGCCTCATCGGGTTCATCGGCCTTGTCAGCCCTCATATCGTCCGCCTGGTAATCGGTTCCGACAATCGTTTCCTCATTCCGGCTTCCGGAGCCTTCGGAGCTGCGCTACTGATACTTTCAGATACTGTAGGCAGAACGCTGATCGAGGGCACGGTCATACAGGTCGGCGTCATCACTGCGTTCATCGGAGGTCCGATGTTCCTGTATCTTATCATCAGGCAGAAAAAGGAGGAGATCTGA
- a CDS encoding ABC transporter ATP-binding protein → MSIISVEDLHVGYSEGSEILHGISFEIDEPEYVCIIGPNGVGKSTLIKAVGGIIKPRSGHVKVFDTDVGEYSLRELSKLVGYVPVISSDFNVLSVLDTVLIGRYSHQKWRTTQKDIAIAMKSLKAMEISDLAERRFNELSAGQHQKVAISRGLVQEPKILMLDEPTANLDIRHQIYVSAFLRKLSEKTQTTCFTVSHDLNLAAKYATKVIVLQRPGRIYAIGKPKDVITEQMIRDVYEVESKVIDDNGVPHVILDGVMEESHE, encoded by the coding sequence ATGTCCATAATCTCTGTCGAAGATCTTCATGTGGGTTACAGTGAAGGTTCTGAGATTCTGCACGGCATCTCTTTCGAGATTGATGAGCCGGAATACGTATGCATCATCGGGCCGAACGGCGTCGGGAAATCTACTCTGATCAAAGCCGTCGGCGGCATAATAAAGCCCCGCTCGGGGCACGTGAAAGTATTCGACACAGACGTCGGAGAATACAGTCTGAGGGAACTGTCGAAACTCGTAGGATATGTCCCTGTTATCTCCTCCGATTTCAATGTTCTTTCCGTGCTCGATACCGTCCTGATCGGCCGCTATTCCCACCAGAAATGGCGCACGACGCAGAAGGACATCGCGATCGCCATGAAGTCGCTGAAAGCCATGGAGATCAGCGATCTTGCAGAACGCCGCTTCAACGAGCTGTCTGCCGGACAGCACCAGAAGGTCGCGATTTCCAGAGGTCTTGTGCAGGAGCCCAAGATTCTGATGCTTGATGAGCCTACTGCCAACCTGGATATTCGCCATCAGATTTACGTCTCGGCTTTTCTGAGGAAACTCAGTGAAAAGACCCAGACAACTTGTTTCACCGTAAGTCACGATCTCAATCTGGCTGCCAAGTACGCTACGAAGGTGATCGTCCTGCAGAGGCCCGGGAGGATATATGCGATCGGGAAGCCCAAGGATGTGATCACAGAGCAGATGATCCGCGACGTTTATGAGGTTGAGAGCAAGGTGATCGATGATAACGGGGTCCCTCACGTCATACTGGATGGTGTAATGGAAGAGTCGCACGAATGA
- a CDS encoding iron ABC transporter permease, with product MWGISSDSYDPESGGSKRDFVISRYGRYIRFKFLFMAVCAVVAVFVSLYALTVGGYHIEFAETYRILADHIRGDVSDPTKDLIVWDTRLPRVITGIVVGVALASAGAVMQSIMKNPLADPYTTGISSGASFGATLAMTMGFTVAGGSAGLIVNAFVFSLIPAAIIILVSGMKGATPTVMILSGIAVMYIFNAFTTLFMLLADPEDLAAVYSWQVGSLGRSSWDYIPVMTAVTAAGVLALQFLAGKINVLTTGDDNAKSLGIEAGKLRIFCLIVVSLVTASVVSFTGIIGFVGLVCPHVVRIFLGSDNRYLIPASALFGVVLVLVSDVVGRTLLYPTVLQVGVVTAFIGGPMFLYLIIKANRRAL from the coding sequence ATGTGGGGAATAAGCAGCGACAGTTATGATCCCGAGAGCGGAGGCTCCAAGCGCGACTTCGTGATCTCCAGGTACGGGCGTTACATCCGTTTCAAGTTCCTCTTCATGGCCGTCTGCGCGGTCGTGGCCGTCTTTGTGTCCCTGTATGCGCTGACCGTCGGCGGATACCACATAGAGTTCGCCGAGACCTATCGGATCCTGGCGGACCACATACGCGGGGACGTCTCGGACCCTACGAAGGACCTGATAGTCTGGGACACCAGGCTCCCGAGGGTCATCACGGGGATAGTGGTGGGGGTCGCCCTTGCATCGGCGGGCGCCGTCATGCAGAGCATCATGAAGAACCCGCTGGCCGACCCGTACACAACCGGCATCTCATCGGGCGCCTCCTTCGGCGCCACCCTGGCGATGACCATGGGCTTCACCGTCGCCGGCGGTTCCGCCGGGCTGATCGTCAACGCCTTCGTCTTCTCGCTCATACCGGCGGCCATAATCATCCTGGTGTCCGGGATGAAGGGCGCCACCCCGACGGTCATGATCCTGTCGGGGATCGCCGTCATGTACATCTTCAACGCGTTCACGACGCTGTTCATGCTCCTCGCAGACCCAGAGGACCTGGCGGCAGTGTACAGCTGGCAGGTAGGGTCGCTCGGAAGGTCCAGCTGGGACTACATCCCGGTGATGACGGCCGTGACCGCCGCCGGGGTGCTGGCGCTCCAGTTCCTGGCGGGCAAGATCAATGTCCTGACCACAGGAGACGACAACGCGAAGTCCCTGGGCATCGAGGCCGGGAAGCTGAGGATATTCTGCCTCATCGTGGTGTCGCTGGTCACGGCCAGCGTTGTCAGCTTCACAGGGATCATCGGCTTCGTCGGGCTGGTCTGCCCTCATGTCGTCAGGATCTTCCTCGGCTCCGACAACCGCTATCTGATACCTGCCTCAGCGCTGTTCGGCGTGGTCCTCGTGCTCGTTTCCGACGTGGTCGGCAGAACCCTGCTGTACCCCACCGTCCTGCAGGTTGGAGTGGTCACTGCCTTCATCGGCGGCCCGATGTTCCTGTATCTGATAATCAAAGCGAACAGGAGAGCCCTCTGA
- a CDS encoding ABC transporter ATP-binding protein translates to MEIDVADLEFSYGMGKKVLDDISFRLSDAGLICIIGPNGVGKSTLVRCMNKILKPTGGTVTVDGRDISEIRLRELAQHMGYVPTSSEDDFPMTVFDTILLGRTPKQAFGTSKEDYDKVYDVMEMLGIEDLAMRPFNELSAGQHQKVAIARGLVQEPEVLILDEPTANLDVKHQVVVLKMLRRLAAEKKMKVVMIVHDLNISARYADRIILMSPPGIIRQIGTAEEVLTEENMAAIYGVRTKIITVEGKPHVIVLDDLEGTDRGHPCYGT, encoded by the coding sequence ATGGAGATCGATGTTGCCGATCTGGAATTCTCCTACGGCATGGGGAAGAAGGTCCTCGACGACATATCGTTCCGTCTCTCGGACGCCGGCCTGATCTGCATCATAGGTCCCAACGGCGTCGGGAAATCGACCCTCGTCCGCTGCATGAACAAGATCCTGAAACCGACCGGAGGCACGGTGACCGTCGACGGGCGCGACATCTCCGAAATCAGGCTCAGGGAACTGGCTCAGCATATGGGGTACGTCCCCACATCCTCCGAGGACGATTTCCCGATGACCGTCTTCGACACGATACTCCTGGGAAGGACGCCGAAGCAGGCGTTCGGCACTTCCAAAGAGGATTACGACAAGGTCTACGACGTCATGGAGATGCTTGGCATAGAGGACCTGGCCATGAGGCCGTTCAACGAGCTCTCGGCGGGCCAGCACCAGAAGGTGGCCATCGCCAGGGGGCTTGTCCAGGAACCGGAGGTGCTGATCCTCGACGAGCCCACTGCGAACCTGGATGTGAAGCACCAGGTCGTCGTGCTGAAGATGCTGAGGAGACTGGCGGCCGAGAAGAAGATGAAGGTCGTTATGATCGTCCACGACCTCAATATAAGTGCCAGATACGCGGATAGGATAATCCTGATGTCGCCTCCGGGCATCATCAGGCAGATCGGGACCGCAGAGGAGGTCCTGACCGAGGAGAACATGGCCGCCATCTACGGGGTCCGCACGAAGATCATCACCGTCGAAGGCAAACCCCATGTCATCGTGCTAGACGACCTGGAAGGAACGGACCGAGGCCATCCATGTTATGGAACATGA
- a CDS encoding AAA family ATPase — protein sequence MYRLAVYGKGGVGKSAVSSNLSYLLSLRGHKVLHIGCDPKHDSTRLLTGGVPQRTFLDCMVEKEGSAVQEGENGISCVECGGAEPGIGCAGKGMTAMFSYMEDHTPEGTDIRICDVLGDVVCGGFSVPMRRNNVDGILIVVSEEFMALYAANNILRGIANLNGTPCVLGLILNSRDPQDRARAESFSAASGVPIIAEISRSPLFSRAEAAGRALCALFPDSEPARQLNALADAAERAMAGELKGVKASPLSDRAMTQIAAGQPVTDTSGAGTRKTCGFDSYDSERGISYRGRFVMPACTSHGAFELLSGIVDAAVVMHGPRNCAFLDEYAWERETYWTSFSRGGPRACNVYSSGLDGLSSFAGDAEALRNAVMRAYADGFRWIFVVRTCASEILGSDLQSIIEDMHLEDAHVIVIPSDRKFLGSKWGCFGGAAGVLADLVDWDREPVPGTAAMLGMGGSMASTAEGRAELDRVLGAFGLRRAAGFTDTARMEDILSVSEAQYLLQVEPRGLYSKIAGAVKEHRTVRTVPFMHGMRGLEGWVNVLSEMTGKAGEGEAFLAAERKRYEEGLSRLRPKAAGKRALIYSRSDFDLDWHIDVLQDLGMEVAEVAHWPANFVDRGEPPSEHPEIPRAEEVPLCALREEAEKVYADLIVSGDMRAGRAGLPWTGLGERYYGTVGALDWAGRIVRSLHLPPEAVAYRSDGHAGCGAGNGPGGCCG from the coding sequence ATGTACCGTCTCGCCGTCTACGGCAAAGGCGGGGTCGGCAAGTCTGCCGTCTCCTCCAACCTCTCCTATCTGCTGAGCCTCCGCGGCCACAAGGTCCTCCACATCGGCTGCGACCCGAAGCACGACTCCACCCGCCTCCTGACCGGGGGCGTCCCCCAGCGGACCTTCCTGGACTGCATGGTGGAGAAGGAAGGCAGCGCTGTGCAGGAAGGGGAGAACGGGATCTCATGCGTCGAATGCGGCGGCGCCGAGCCCGGCATCGGCTGCGCCGGGAAGGGCATGACCGCCATGTTCTCCTACATGGAGGACCACACACCCGAGGGCACCGACATCCGCATCTGCGACGTCCTCGGCGACGTTGTCTGCGGCGGGTTCAGCGTCCCCATGCGCCGGAACAACGTCGACGGCATACTCATCGTCGTATCGGAGGAGTTCATGGCCCTGTACGCCGCCAACAATATCCTGCGCGGGATCGCCAACCTCAACGGCACGCCCTGCGTTCTGGGCCTGATTCTCAACAGCCGCGACCCCCAGGACCGCGCCAGGGCCGAATCTTTCTCCGCGGCCTCCGGGGTGCCGATCATCGCCGAGATCTCCAGGAGCCCCCTGTTCTCAAGGGCGGAGGCCGCCGGGAGGGCGCTCTGCGCCCTGTTCCCGGACTCGGAGCCTGCCCGTCAGCTCAATGCCCTGGCCGATGCGGCCGAAAGGGCGATGGCCGGGGAGCTGAAGGGAGTGAAGGCCTCCCCCCTGTCGGACAGGGCCATGACCCAGATCGCCGCCGGGCAGCCGGTCACCGACACCTCCGGCGCGGGCACCCGAAAGACCTGCGGCTTCGACTCCTACGACAGCGAGCGCGGGATCTCCTACCGCGGGAGGTTCGTCATGCCCGCCTGCACTTCGCACGGGGCCTTCGAGCTGCTGTCGGGCATCGTGGACGCCGCCGTGGTCATGCACGGTCCCCGGAACTGCGCCTTCCTGGACGAGTACGCCTGGGAGAGGGAGACCTATTGGACCTCGTTCTCCAGGGGAGGGCCCAGGGCCTGCAACGTCTACAGCAGCGGGCTGGACGGGCTCTCGTCCTTCGCGGGGGACGCGGAGGCCCTGCGGAATGCTGTCATGAGGGCTTATGCCGACGGGTTCAGGTGGATCTTCGTCGTTCGCACCTGCGCCTCGGAGATCCTCGGCTCCGACCTCCAGAGCATCATAGAGGATATGCATCTGGAAGATGCGCACGTTATCGTCATTCCCTCCGACAGGAAGTTCCTGGGCTCCAAATGGGGGTGCTTCGGCGGGGCCGCGGGGGTCCTGGCGGATCTGGTCGACTGGGACAGAGAGCCTGTGCCGGGCACCGCCGCCATGCTCGGCATGGGCGGGAGCATGGCATCCACTGCCGAAGGGCGCGCGGAGCTGGACAGGGTGCTGGGCGCCTTCGGCCTCAGGAGGGCGGCGGGGTTCACCGACACCGCCCGCATGGAGGACATCCTGTCGGTATCGGAGGCGCAGTACCTGCTGCAGGTGGAGCCCCGCGGGCTCTACTCGAAGATCGCGGGCGCGGTGAAGGAGCACAGGACGGTCCGCACGGTGCCGTTCATGCACGGCATGAGGGGGCTGGAAGGATGGGTGAACGTCCTATCTGAGATGACCGGGAAGGCAGGCGAAGGGGAGGCGTTCCTGGCGGCCGAGAGGAAGCGCTATGAAGAAGGGCTCTCCCGCCTCCGGCCGAAGGCCGCCGGGAAGAGGGCCCTGATCTACTCCAGGTCGGACTTCGACCTCGACTGGCACATCGATGTCCTGCAGGACCTGGGCATGGAGGTGGCGGAGGTCGCCCACTGGCCGGCGAACTTCGTCGACCGCGGGGAGCCTCCGTCGGAGCACCCGGAGATCCCCCGGGCCGAGGAGGTCCCGCTGTGCGCCCTCCGGGAGGAGGCAGAGAAGGTTTACGCGGACCTGATCGTCTCCGGTGATATGCGCGCCGGGAGGGCCGGCCTCCCGTGGACCGGCCTCGGCGAGAGGTATTACGGCACGGTTGGCGCCCTCGACTGGGCCGGGAGGATCGTGCGCTCCCTGCATCTCCCGCCGGAGGCGGTCGCGTACCGTTCGGACGGTCATGCCGGGTGCGGCGCCGGGAACGGTCCCGGGGGGTGCTGCGGATGA
- a CDS encoding metalloregulator ArsR/SmtB family transcription factor, whose amino-acid sequence MSDLTKEQVIGRISDAEVQKEVTGFWEDNARGYGLSTRMYLKTSDCLEKMFSRMVGTGRCLKIADMGSGAGYSSITLSAMGHDVTSMDISPKMLEQARWNADYYGADIDFVLGNAENPGLESCSFDAVVANDTLFTICDPGKAVSEWVRLLRPGGFLFIADGNYFFDTTLEEYRQRSDYMRTKYSKEELEIRPDIGNIDYQRLRGICRNLYVNRIRRPSWETWFLMELGIKEIKIESTDSEHFTYLSRLGKMSVPMTYAVCARTPFSCRQNEVLDRHPAFESGMTGAKSAVSALATEDRIRIAALLSASPMSVKEIQEVTGLPQNLVSYDLRIMKEGGIVRAERAGRSSVYSLTDADAVGCMLEAARSLSSRRIT is encoded by the coding sequence ATGAGCGATCTTACCAAGGAGCAGGTGATCGGCCGCATATCTGATGCGGAAGTGCAGAAGGAAGTGACGGGCTTCTGGGAGGATAACGCTCGCGGATACGGTCTCTCCACCCGCATGTACCTTAAAACATCCGACTGCCTTGAGAAGATGTTCAGCAGGATGGTCGGAACAGGGAGATGCCTGAAGATAGCAGACATGGGCTCCGGTGCCGGCTACTCATCGATAACCCTGTCCGCCATGGGCCACGACGTCACATCGATGGATATAAGCCCTAAAATGCTGGAACAGGCCAGGTGGAACGCGGATTACTACGGGGCCGACATAGATTTCGTTCTGGGGAACGCTGAGAATCCCGGTCTCGAAAGCTGCTCTTTCGATGCTGTGGTCGCCAACGACACGCTTTTCACGATCTGCGACCCGGGAAAGGCAGTCAGCGAATGGGTGCGTCTCCTGAGACCGGGAGGATTCCTCTTCATAGCCGACGGGAACTACTTCTTCGATACGACCCTCGAAGAGTACAGGCAGAGGAGCGACTACATGAGAACTAAGTACTCCAAAGAGGAGCTCGAGATCCGCCCCGACATCGGGAACATCGACTATCAGCGGCTCAGGGGCATATGCCGCAATCTCTATGTCAACCGGATAAGGCGGCCGAGCTGGGAGACTTGGTTCCTCATGGAACTGGGAATCAAGGAGATAAAGATCGAGAGCACAGACTCCGAGCATTTCACCTATCTTTCCCGGCTCGGCAAGATGTCTGTTCCGATGACATATGCGGTCTGCGCCCGCACCCCGTTCAGCTGCAGACAGAATGAGGTTCTGGACAGACACCCTGCTTTCGAGAGCGGCATGACAGGCGCCAAGTCAGCCGTGTCCGCTTTGGCAACGGAGGACAGGATCCGCATCGCCGCCCTGCTGAGCGCGTCGCCGATGAGCGTGAAGGAGATCCAGGAAGTGACAGGCCTCCCTCAGAACCTCGTTTCCTATGATCTGAGGATCATGAAAGAAGGAGGCATCGTGAGAGCTGAGAGAGCGGGGCGTTCCTCTGTGTACTCGCTTACCGACGCAGACGCCGTCGGGTGCATGCTGGAGGCGGCGAGGTCGCTGTCATCCCGCAGGATCACCTGA
- a CDS encoding iron ABC transporter permease, with product MAGSVETDPLIGDIVRESILSWDDAGPDKKKEQVLDGYRRYYARRWIFISACAAALIVLSGVSLTIGDYKIDFFRCFSVVWEHITGNVGTSEEARLQDYVIWNLRLTTVCGGIIAGVALSICGVAMQSILKNPLADPYTTGVSSGAGFGATLAIVAGSSVVTDQYAVVGNAFIFALVPTAVILAVAKIKNSSPATMIMAGVAVMYVFNALSTIIKLWGDPNSLSAILEWQVGSIGGISWKNLTLMFFATVIGLIIIQSLARELNVLATGEDSAKALGLDVERLRNLTMIVVALLAAAIVSFTGLIGFVGLIAPHAARIIIGADNRYLVPASALLGAVVLISAEIVGKTLMSPSVIPVGVITSLLGGPIFLWLLLRRKSEVWG from the coding sequence ATGGCAGGAAGTGTTGAAACAGACCCTCTGATCGGCGATATTGTCCGCGAATCCATCCTTTCGTGGGATGATGCGGGGCCGGACAAGAAGAAGGAGCAGGTGCTGGACGGCTACCGCCGTTATTATGCCAGGCGGTGGATCTTCATATCGGCATGCGCCGCCGCGCTCATCGTCCTCTCCGGAGTATCGCTCACCATCGGGGATTACAAGATAGATTTCTTCAGATGCTTCTCCGTCGTATGGGAACACATCACGGGGAACGTCGGTACCTCTGAGGAGGCCAGGCTCCAGGATTATGTCATTTGGAACCTGAGGCTGACGACCGTATGCGGCGGCATAATCGCCGGAGTGGCCCTGTCGATATGCGGGGTCGCCATGCAGAGCATCCTCAAGAACCCCCTGGCGGACCCGTATACGACCGGGGTCTCGTCGGGAGCAGGTTTCGGTGCGACGCTGGCCATAGTCGCCGGATCATCCGTGGTCACCGACCAGTATGCTGTCGTCGGCAATGCGTTCATCTTCGCACTGGTGCCTACGGCGGTGATCCTCGCAGTCGCGAAAATCAAGAATTCGTCGCCGGCGACGATGATAATGGCGGGCGTCGCCGTGATGTACGTGTTCAATGCGCTGTCCACGATCATCAAACTGTGGGGAGACCCGAACTCCCTGTCGGCAATCCTGGAATGGCAGGTCGGATCCATCGGAGGCATATCGTGGAAGAACCTGACGCTCATGTTCTTCGCCACGGTGATAGGCCTGATCATAATCCAGTCCCTGGCCAGGGAACTCAACGTCCTGGCGACGGGCGAGGACAGCGCCAAGGCCCTGGGCCTGGACGTGGAAAGGCTCAGGAACCTGACCATGATCGTGGTGGCGCTGTTGGCGGCGGCCATCGTCAGCTTCACCGGTCTCATCGGTTTCGTCGGGCTCATAGCCCCGCATGCGGCCCGGATAATCATCGGAGCGGACAATAGGTATCTCGTGCCTGCATCCGCTCTCCTCGGTGCAGTCGTGCTGATCTCCGCAGAAATCGTCGGGAAGACCCTGATGTCCCCGTCCGTCATCCCGGTAGGGGTGATAACCTCGCTCCTGGGAGGCCCGATATTCCTCTGGCTCCTGCTTCGGCGCAAATCGGAGGTGTGGGGATGA
- a CDS encoding ABC transporter ATP-binding protein, whose protein sequence is MKLEIKGMSYRYSGGSSVLRDIDLELIGPELVCIIGPNGVGKSTLVKCINRLVRPGEGTVLLDGVDVSSYSRKDLAMRIGYVPPDSRDMFSIPVLDAIMIGRHNIQGWRNTEADVDAVYGIMKLLGIEDLAMRNFNRLSSGQRQMVSIARGLAMDTPVLILDEPTSNLDVRYQVYVTEMLRGIAEKKDRLIIMISHDLNIAAKYADEVVVMSEPGIVYAHGSPKEVITRQTVRDVYGVDCEIEDHSGIPHAVLGSVLRK, encoded by the coding sequence ATGAAGCTGGAGATCAAAGGCATGTCGTACAGGTATTCAGGCGGCAGCTCGGTTCTCAGAGACATAGATCTGGAACTGATCGGTCCGGAGCTCGTCTGCATAATCGGACCCAACGGCGTCGGGAAATCCACCCTCGTGAAATGCATCAACCGCCTCGTGAGGCCCGGAGAGGGAACGGTCCTCCTGGACGGTGTAGATGTATCGTCATATTCCCGCAAGGACCTGGCCATGAGGATAGGGTACGTTCCGCCGGACTCGAGGGACATGTTCTCGATACCTGTCCTCGATGCCATCATGATCGGCAGGCACAACATCCAAGGATGGAGGAACACAGAGGCTGATGTGGATGCTGTCTACGGGATAATGAAACTACTGGGAATCGAAGACCTGGCTATGAGGAATTTCAACAGGCTCTCCTCGGGGCAGCGTCAGATGGTGAGCATAGCCAGGGGACTGGCCATGGATACGCCGGTTCTCATCCTGGACGAGCCGACCTCCAATCTTGATGTGCGTTATCAAGTGTATGTGACCGAGATGCTCAGAGGCATAGCCGAGAAGAAGGACAGGCTTATCATCATGATAAGCCACGATCTCAATATCGCGGCTAAGTATGCCGATGAGGTCGTCGTCATGTCAGAGCCCGGTATCGTGTACGCGCACGGCAGTCCGAAGGAAGTCATCACAAGGCAGACCGTCCGCGATGTCTATGGGGTGGACTGCGAGATCGAGGACCATTCGGGCATTCCGCATGCGGTCCTCGGTTCCGTTCTCAGGAAATGA
- a CDS encoding metalloregulator ArsR/SmtB family transcription factor, with protein MESDQMAVPEDSDACGQHLCEGSLEERIRRYWDMRAEGYSRATRVSLERENDRILRIIGSSVNLDRRLRVADMGTGAGLTAIQLALRGHEVTAVDNSPEMLDCARENAAAAGVDIDFVLGDVQDPPLKKGSFDLAVSRNTVWNLTDPAGAYSAWKELLLPGGSIVVIDGNYYLDLYDEDYRRRSRYMEMTKHGMNDGLHAETNVDHVDFNIIRDIAKDLPMSRARRPAWDVSAFMGIGMTDIRVRSLDSQPYSVLTHNGLTELPSNFVISAKSPAGNVSPLEDATNYPIIDTGDVLGIHGYADAFEKNIMLVLKAMSDEKRMRMISALMAGRLNVSQLAEVSGCSQSLTSHNLRFLKDAGVVEAEKSGKETLYRLSDRQCIRHIVEMCEVIREKKDRRAPERTSA; from the coding sequence ATGGAATCTGATCAGATGGCCGTTCCGGAGGACAGCGACGCCTGCGGCCAGCATCTGTGCGAGGGCTCCCTGGAGGAGAGGATACGCAGATACTGGGACATGCGCGCTGAAGGGTACAGCCGCGCCACCCGCGTATCCCTTGAGCGCGAGAACGACCGCATCCTCCGCATCATCGGCAGCTCCGTCAACCTCGACCGCCGCCTCAGGGTCGCCGACATGGGAACAGGCGCCGGGCTGACCGCTATCCAGCTGGCCCTCAGAGGGCATGAGGTGACCGCCGTAGACAATTCCCCGGAAATGCTGGACTGCGCCCGCGAGAACGCCGCCGCGGCAGGGGTCGACATCGATTTCGTCCTCGGTGACGTCCAGGACCCTCCTCTGAAGAAGGGCTCCTTCGACCTGGCGGTATCGCGCAACACGGTCTGGAACCTGACCGACCCGGCCGGCGCGTACTCGGCATGGAAAGAGCTCCTGCTTCCGGGAGGGAGCATAGTGGTGATAGACGGCAACTATTACCTCGACCTTTATGACGAAGATTACCGCCGGCGCTCGCGGTACATGGAGATGACCAAGCACGGGATGAACGACGGCCTGCATGCGGAGACCAACGTGGACCATGTGGACTTCAACATCATCCGCGACATCGCCAAGGACCTCCCCATGAGCCGTGCCAGAAGGCCGGCGTGGGATGTTTCCGCCTTCATGGGGATAGGGATGACGGACATCCGCGTGAGATCGCTGGACAGCCAGCCGTATTCCGTCCTCACGCACAACGGCCTTACGGAGCTGCCGTCGAACTTCGTCATCAGCGCCAAGTCGCCCGCCGGGAATGTCAGCCCGCTGGAGGACGCTACCAATTATCCCATAATCGACACCGGCGACGTCCTGGGCATCCATGGCTACGCGGATGCCTTCGAGAAGAACATCATGCTCGTGCTGAAGGCCATGTCGGACGAGAAGCGCATGCGCATGATCTCGGCTCTGATGGCGGGGAGGCTGAACGTCAGCCAATTGGCCGAAGTATCAGGGTGCTCCCAATCGCTAACTTCCCATAATCTCCGGTTCCTGAAGGACGCCGGCGTGGTGGAAGCGGAGAAGAGCGGCAAGGAGACTCTCTACCGCCTGTCGGACAGACAGTGCATCAGGCACATTGTGGAGATGTGCGAGGTCATCCGCGAGAAGAAGGACAGGCGGGCTCCGGAGCGAACTTCGGCCTGA